One Phaseolus vulgaris cultivar G19833 chromosome 11, P. vulgaris v2.0, whole genome shotgun sequence genomic window carries:
- the LOC137827985 gene encoding myb family transcription factor IPN2-like, translating into MERMFPPKKPSTMNSHDRPMCVQGDSGLVLTTDPKPRLRWTVELHERFVDAVAQLGGPDKATPKTIMRVMGVKGLTLYHLKSHLQKFRLGKQPHKDFNEHSIKDGMRASALELQRNIGSSSAMIGRNMNEMQMEVQRRLHEQLEVQKNLQLRIEAQGKYMQSILEKAYHTLAGENMGTSMKGMGGAQGSSEMGVMKDFCPMNYPSFQDLNLYGGGGGEQLEGFMGSNNEGVFEGKKRLYPYSGSGKSPLIWCDDLRLQDLGTTSSCISPEEDPFKGDHHHHHHHNKVQISPPSMDSDPMSEIYDTKPLMVLHGESVGNHKKFDASLKLERPSPQRSPLQPERNNSPMINATSITQGF; encoded by the exons atggaAAGAATGTTCCCTCCTAAGAAGCCTTCAACTATGAATTCCCATGACAGACCCATGTGTGTTCAAGGTGACTCAGGGCTTGTCCTCACCACAGACCCTAAGCCACGTCTTCGTTGGACTGTTGAACTGCATGAACGCTTTGTTGATGCTGTTGCTCAGCTTGGAGGACCTGATA AGGCCACTCCTAAGACAATCATGAGGGTTATGGGTGTGAAGGGTCTCACCCTTTACCACCTAAAGAGCCACCTTCAG AAATTCAGACTTGGAAAGCAGCCCCACAAGGATTTCAATGAACACTCTATTAAGGATGGCATGAGAG CTTCTGCTTTAGAACTTCAGAGAAACATTGGCTCCTCTTCTGCCATGATTGGTCGCAACATGAACGA GATGCAAATGGAAGTGCAGAGAAGACTGCATGAACAATTAGAG GTTCAGAAAAACCTTCAGCTGAGGATTGAGGCTCAAGGAAAGTACATGCAGAGCATATTGGAGAAGGCTTATCACACACTTGCAGGTGAAAACATGGGCACAAGCATGAAGGGTATGGGAGGAGCTCAAGGAAGCAGTGAGATGGGGGTGATGAAAGACTTTTGTCCTATGAACTACCCTTCTTTTCAAGATCTTAACTTgtatggtggtggtggtggtgagcaACTTGAAGGGTTTATGGGATCAAACAATGAGGGTGTGTTTGAGGGAAAGAAGAGGCTTTACCCCTACAGTGGAAGTGGGAAGAGTCCATTGATCTGGTGTGATGATCTCAGGCTTCAAGATCTGGGAACAACTTCATCATGCATTAGCCCTGAAGAGGACCCTTTCAAAGGTGATCatcaccatcatcatcatcacaaCAAGGTTCAGATTTCACCACCATCAATGGATAGTGATCCCATGTCAGAGATCTATGACACAAAGCCATTGATGGTACTCCATGGAGAAAGTGTAGGTAATCACAAGAAATTTGATGCTTCTTTGAAGCTAGAAAGGCCATCACCACAAAGATCACCACTTCAACCAGAAAGGAATAATAGTCCTATGATCAATGCTACTTCCATCACACAAG GGTTTTGA